DNA sequence from the Paenibacillus azoreducens genome:
CGCTCCCGGAAGGACCCATAATGCCTACGAATTCTCCCTGTTCAATATTGAAATGGATATCGGTTAAGGCTTGGGTGTTTACTTTTCCCGGATAGACCTTGCTTAAGGCTTTTACCTGCAGCAGTTCCATAAACATTCATCCCTTTCATATCGTTTGGCAGCGGCTCCTCTGCTTGGAAGAGCCTGATATCAATCTACCAAACCCGAAAAAACCGAGCCATCGAATTGAATTAACGTTTCCTTACAGCCGGGATAAGGTTATGTTCGTATGCGGAGCAGCACTTAACGCGCGAACAGCCCAGAATTTGTTGGCATCACTCAGTATAAGTTGAACCAATGATGATTTTGCACGGATGAAGGCAGCCGAGTGGAAATGTTCTTTTTGAATCGCTGCTGCCTCCCTGTCTTTTTTAGTTCAACTTAAGTGTTGCTAGCAGACATTACGAACAGGATGATGTCGAAAAACAAATCTTACCAATGTGCCTTGTCCCTGCACCGATTCAATCATTACTTCATGCTCTAGACGAGAGCAAATCTCTCGAACGAGATAAAGCCCCATGCCTGTGGATTCCTGGTATTGCCGTCCCCGTTCCCCCGTGAAGTAGGGCTGGAAAACCCGTTTTAGATCTTCTTTGCTGATGCCGATGCCCTGATCCCGAATGTCCAATATGATCTGTTGGCCTGATGTTTCAGCCATGATGGATACAGTTTGTCCCTTGCCGGCGGAATAGTTGACGGCATTAATCAATATTTGATTAAGCATGAACCGCAGCCATTTGGCATCCGAATACACCGCTATCTCTTCTCCGATCCGGATATCCGGCTGAATCCCTTTGCGTATAAAAAGCCGGCGGTTTTCCGTTACCGCGCCTTTGACGGCCTGCAGCAGCGGGATGCGCTCGATCCGGAAATCTTCCTCAAACCGGTCCAAACGGGAGGTGTACAGAATCATCTCCAACCCTTTGCGCAAGCGTTCAATCTCCTCCTGGATGCTGTCAGCCGCAGCGGATTGATCGATGTCGCGCAGGGTCAGCTGCATAACGGATAACGGGGTTTTCATCTGATGCACCCAACGGTTGATAAATGTGATATGCCGATCCATGCCGGTCGCATGCAAATTCAGCTTGTCCTGGTAATAACGGTCGTACACGCGCAGAAGTTCCTGAACCGCTGCTGGCATAGGCGCGCCGCCCAGCGGTTCCAGCGGCAGTTCCATATCCGCAGCAATATTCCTTATGTTACTTAAATGAGCATAAAGCTTGCGGAATTGAATAAACCGGATAACAAGGTAAATGGCTAGTATGACGCTGCTGAGCAAAACGCCATAAGCGATGATGCGCAGCGGCCTGTTTTCGCCGGATAGCCAGTACAGCAGCGGGATCAGCAGCATTTGCGACAAATAGCAGACAAGAAGGGGGATCTGATCTTTCCAGAACAGTTTCATACGTTATCCCCACCGTCTGAGCGAAGCCGGTATCCCGCCCCCCGGACCGTTTCCACCATCCCATCCGCTCCCAGTGCCTTAAGTTTTTTCCGCACGCGGGTAATATACACATTCAGCGTATTATCATCGATAAACTGCTCGTCGCTCCACATCAGGTCCAGAAGCTGCTCCCTGCTGACCACACGGCCATTACGGTCCATCAGCGCCTCCAAAAGCAGCGACTCCTTTTGCGAAAGCTCCGCTGCCTTTCCCGCGAACTGCATGACATATCGTTCCGGGTAAAGTTTGAGCTCGCCCGCATCCATCGTTCGTTCTTCCAGGGACTGGGCATAAGAGCCGGATGCGCGGCGCAAGTTGCTGCGGATTTTGGCCACAACCACCTCATAATGAAAAGGCTTGGTGATATAGTCATCCGCGCCGTTTTCCAGTGCCATCACCTGATCCATTTCATTCTCGCGCGCAGATATGAACAGGATCGGGCAGAGCGAGAACTTACGGATCTGCCTGCACCAGTAGAAGCCATCAAATTTGGGGAGGTTGACGTCAAGCAGCACCAGATCCGGTTGGCATGCCTCAAACGTCTCCATTACACGATTGAAATCTTCCACCGCAATCGTAAGAAAATCATATTTTGTTAGATATTCGCTTAGCAGTCCGGCCAATTTCCGGTCATCTTCAATAATTAGGATGGTTTGTTGCAAAATGATCACCCATTCTTCTGGATCAACATGTAATTAGTACTTGAAAAGAAGCGAAGTAGCGGAGGGGACGGAATCGATCTGAAGAAGCGATAGCGTTCGCCTTTGTCTCCGAATTTCTACCTTTCTGAAAAATATAATCATAGAAATTTGGAGACAACAGCGATCGGAAGAACGATCCGGAGCCGCAGCGGTCAACTCGCATCATATCAAGCACTATTTCAGTATTGTCTCATTCTAATTCCAAATTTTGTACTTTAATATCTTATCATGAAAACCTTGAAATACTACGGTTTGTATTGACTTCGAAAAACAAGGTATGATATATAAAAATAAGAATTAGCACTCATGATGATAGAGTGCTAACATATCGTTTGAGCTGAAAGGAGCCTGACGCATGGTTAAAAAAGAGTTTAAAGCTGAATCGAAACGATTGCTGGAAATGATGATTAATTCGATTTATACGCAAAAGGAAATCTTTTTAAGAGAACTGATCTCCAACTCCAGCGACGCGATTGACAAGATTTATTATAAAGCGCTCACCGACGACCAACTCGTATTTAATAAAGACGACTATTATATCCGCATCACCGCCGATAAAGACAATCGCACATTGACCATCTCGGATACGGGGATCGGCATGACGCAAGAAGAGCTCGAAAACAACCTGGGCATTATCGCGAAGAGCGGATCGCTTGCATTCAAAACTGAAAATGAAGCAAAAGACGGCCATAACATCATCGGCCAGTTCGGAGTAGGGTTTTATTCCGCGTTTATGGTTGCCGACAACGTGACGGTCATCAGTAAAGCGCTCGGCAGCGACCAGGCTTACCGTTGGGAGTCCGAAGGCACGGACGGATACATGATTGAACCATGCGAAAAGGAAACAGTCGGAACGGACATTATTCTTAAAATCAAAGAAAATACGGAAGATGACCGATACGATGAGTTTCTTGAGGAATACAGGCTGCAAAGCATTATCAAGAAGTATTCCGATTTCATCCGTTACCCGATCAAAATGGAAGTGAGCGGACATCGTCCGAAGGAAGGCAGCGAAGGGGAATTCGAGGAATATAAGGAAGAGAAGACCGTCAACAGCATGGTGCCGATCTGGCGCAAAAACAAAAGCGAGCTGACGCAGGAGGATTACGAGAACTTCTATGCCGAAAAACGGTACGGGTTCGACAAGCCGCTTACTTATGTCCATGTCAAAGCCGATGGGGCCGTCGTATATAATGCGATCCTGTTTATACCGGAGAGTACGCCATTCGATTACTATACAAAAGAGTACGAAAAAGGTCTTGAGCTGTATTCGAATGGCGTGCTCATTATGGATAAATGCGGGGATCTGCTGCCGGATTATTTCAGTTTCGTTAAAGGGATGGTCGATTCCGAGGATCTGTCCTTGAACATCTCCCGCGAAATGCTTCAGCATGACCGCCAATTGACGCTGATCGCGAAAAACATCAAAAGCAAAATCAAAAGCCAGCTTCTATCTCTGCTCAAAGACGATCGCGAGAAATACGAAACCTTCTACAAGGCATTCGGCAGACAGCTTAAATTCGGCGTATACAACGATTACGGCATGAACAAGGACATGTTGTCCGACCTGCTGCTGTTTACGTCCTCGCATGAGAAAAAGCTGGTAACCCTCGATGAATATGTGTCGAGGATGCCTGAGGATCAAAAATATATCTATTACGCTACCGGAACTTCCGTGGAGCGCATCGAGAAGCTGCCGCAAACCGAACTTGTCCTTGATAAAGGTTATGAAATTCTGTACTTTACCGATGACATTGACGAATTTGCGATCAAGATGTTGACGAATTTCAAGGAGAAGGAATTCAAATCCGTATCCAGCGGAGATCTCGGCATTGAGTCCGAAGCGGACGAAGCCGCAGCCAAAGCCGAGGCGGAAGAGAATAAAGAGCTGTTCGAAGCGATGAAGGATCTGCTTTCCGGCAAGGTGAAGGACGTGAAGGCTTCCAAACGGCTGAAATCTCATCCGGTTTGTTTGTCCGCTGAAGGCGAGCTTTCGATCGAGATGGAAAAGGTGCTGAATGCGATGCCGAGCAGCGAGGGCATTAAAGCCGACAAGATTCTGGAGATCAATGTGCAGCATGACGTGTTCCAATCGCTGAAAGCTTCTTTCGAACAAGACCGGGAGAAGCTGGCATTGTACACGAACCTGCTCTATAACCAGGCGCTGCTGATTGAAGGGCTTCCGATTCAGGATCCGGTTGATTTTACGAACGATATCTGTAAAATCATGGTGTAGTCTTATTTTTATAACAGGCCTTATGCTCCCGGCCTTCCGTGAAAGGACGGGGGCATGTACATATTTTTGATTCCATAAAATGCAAAATTATCCATATTAAAATACGTGTTCAAGAAGGTCGGTTTTCAGCACCGAGAAGGTTGAAAGAAGCTAGGGACGAAAGGAGCGGAGCGTACGTTTAGGTACGTGAGCACCGGAAGGCCCGGCTGAATTCAAGATTCGATGTCGAACCAGCTTCCTGATTCACTTCGTGTTAGATATAGAATTTATACGTTATCTAGCTACGATTCTATATCGCATGAAAACCTACCGTTGAATCGCGGTCGCTCATCCTAGGATTGACCTCGATTGGTTTTCTTATCAAAAGCGGACTTTTTGATAACCTCTAGAAGATGATTTTGCCGGAATAGTGTATAATGTGTAAAGGTGTGGCCAAAATGCCGCACATGCTTATCAATGTGGAAGAGGTGTAAATGTTGGAAGACCCTAGGTTACAAATGGAAGAACGCAATATACAGCACGCCATCATTGGAGACGTGATGACCCGTTTGCCGGAAATTCTGCAAAGCTTGACCAAATCAAGACTCTCTTCGCTTGCTACCGTCAATCAAATTTCCGGACGTTCCAAGATGAAGAAGGAAGAGCTTGCGGATGCTCTTTCAGCATATTTGACCGATCCCGAACAGTTGAAGTCCATTGTTCTTGTTACGGATGCGGACGAATGGGCTCTTCTGGAGAAGCTTGTTAAAGAAACTTCCATTCAGGATAATGAATTGCCTTTTGGACAATATTCCTATTTTCTGGAGCGCGGGCTGGTATTCAGCTTTTTTAGCGAAGGCAAGCTGCATGTACTGATGCCGGATGAAATCAAATCCGCCGTGTCCGGAATCGATTTGTCCCAACTGAAAGAAGAGCAGGGCTCCAAGCAGGGAGCTTATGAATATATTGCCGCTGCAGCTCACTTGTATGGTGTCATCAAGCTGGACAAGCTTGTTCATATATTCAACTCGCAAAACAGCGAGCCGATCACGACGGAAGAGCTTGCGAAATATGCGGGCGAGATGATGGAACGCGGACAAAATATCGTTCTCGATGATGACGTTCTTTTTAACGGTTTTTTGGCAAACGGCGCAGAGAAAGCCAAGCTGGCTGAACTCATTGAAGGGCTGGACGGCAAGTCGCTCTATGTTCCGGAGAAAGAAGAGCTTCTCCGCTATGCGGACATGGGCTACTTCGAAATGACGCCGCAGCTTGAGGAGCTTCAGAATTTTGTGCTGAACAATATGTGCAAGGATAAAGACCGCGTAGAAAACCTGATTGACGATATCCAATTAGGCTGCGTGCGCAAGTCTTCCATGCAGGATTTGATCGATGAGTTTAACCGGCACAAGATTCCTTTCAAAACGCCGGTGCATGCTCAGCGCGTGCTTTCCCTTTTGACGGAAGTTTATAACAACACGAGAATGTGGGGAAGCGGCGGATATACGCTGGTGGAACTGAGCGCCATGAATGAAATCGATCCGCAAAAAGGTCTGGTAAGACTGGTGGATGAAAGCGAAAACGTTCTTCCTAAAGTCGGAAGAAATGAGCCTTGTCCATGCGGAAGCGGATTGAAATACAAGAAATGCCATGGCAAGTAAGACCAATCCATAAATTGCATTTGTACATTGTTCATATGTAAAAGCCTTGACTAGGATTTAATCAGCACCCTGCAGTATGCGGACCCCTAAGTGTGGTCCGATGCTGCAGGGTGTTTTTATATGGCCATCTAACATTTTCACCCCATATTTCTAACAAAAAGACACCTTGGTGAGGAACGGTCCTGTTTTTCCAACAAAATGGCCGCCACCCGAAAAACAACTGACCGTTCCTGCTTTCCCGGATCGAGAGTACAATGAAAGCGTATTATTCCCCTTGATGAAGGAGAGCAGCCTATGAAATTCGATCTGAGCATTGTACCTTTCAGCCGGAGAGAGACCTTTCTCGCGGTGTCGCTCCTGCCTGAAGGAAAAAATAGACAAGAAGGCCTTTACCTTCGGACGGTCCGCGGCGGGGACGACAAGTTCGGAGAAGCATTCCGCATCGAACTGCTGGATTCGCACGGTACGCTGATCCTGTTCACGCCGGAGGCGTCACCTGAGGCAGTCAGGCTTAAGTCGCCCGCATCCGCCATCTTCGCGGAAATCTGCATTTCGGACAGCCGTACGGTCCGCTTCCGTTCGAAAGGCTGCGGCATCCGGCTGACCTTCATGCCGGCCGCTTACGATTATGCGTACGAAGTAAGCGAAGACAGCTGGGAGATGAACAGTTTTACCCATGAATGCCGCTTTATGCTGACACGACTGCTGGGTGGCATGAAGATGGAGGTACCATGGGACAAAATTAAAAGCTCGCGCGTCGTCGCCGAGTTCAATCCCGATCCGGACACGAATACCGCGGAGTTTGCCGTGGAGGAGTTTCGGACGGTATGGGAGCCGCGGGCTGCCTGGGAAACCTTTGACGAAGCCGTTCAGTCGGCGAAAGCGGATTTTGCTGCTTGGCTGGAGCGCAGCTTGTCCGTTCCCGAACGCTATAAGGAGGGACGGGAATTGGCGGCTTATATTACATGGTCCTGTCTCGTTCCGGCGGAAGGCTGCCTGACCAGGCCAGCCATGTATATGTCGAAGAACTGGATGACGAATATTTGGAGCTGGGATCACTGCTTTAATGCGATGGCCTTGGTACGGCATGACCCGAAACTCGCCTGGGACCAGTTCATGATCTTTTTCGACCGGCAGGATGAGAGCGGCCTTATCCCTGATTTTGTCAACGACAAATACGAGCTGTGGAACTGCAACAAACCGCCGATTCACGGCTGGACGCTCGCCTGGATGATGCAGCGGACCGATTACATCAGGGAAACCCAACTGCGTGAGGTATACGGCCCGCTGTCCAAATGGACGAGATGGTGGTTCCGGTACCGCGACGGGGACGGAGACGGCATTCCGCAATATAACCACGGCAATGATTCGGGCTGGGATAACAGCACGGCGTTTAATAACGGAATCCCGATCGAAAGTCCGGATTTGGCCGCTTTCCTGATCATCCAGTCCGAACTGCTTGCCGAAATCGCCGGTTTGCTTGGATTCGCGGAGGAATCCTCGGCCTGGAGGCGCCTCGCTGAGGATACGCTGACAAAAATGATCGCCCATTTTTGGCGGGACGGCAAATTCATTTCCTGCCGCTCAGGCACGCATGAGCCGTCCGATGGCGACAGCCTGCTGCTGTTCATGCCGATCCTGCTCGGCAAACGGCTGCCTGATGAGATCCGCGCCGCGCTTCTTGCGGGACTGCGGGATGAAAACCGGTTCCTGACGGCAAACGGCTGGGCGACCGAAAGCGTAAGCAGTCCATACTATACGTCGGACGGATATTGGCGCGGTCCGATATGGGCTCCTTCGACGATGCTGCTGGTGGAAGGCGCGGCTGCAGCCGGCGATCTCGAGCTCGCGCGCGAAGTATCGCGCCGCTTCTGCAGCATGCTGAACCGCAGCGGCATGGCGGAAAATTTCGATGCCTTGACCGGCGAAGGCCTCCGTGACAGAGCATTTACATGGACGTCAAGCGTATTTCTTATTCTGGGGCATGAGTATACAACCTAAAACGCGGAAACCGCACTTCCCCTGCTTTTTTTGAAAAGCGTCAAGGGGAAGTGCTTTTCCCGTTTCTTTGAAGATTATAGAATCCATAAGTCTCAGCAGAGCTTATAGATTCTATTATCGCAAGAAAAACATCCGCTTAACGCGGTCTGTCTTCTTTTAAAGTACGTCGATAGACGTTTTTCTTAAGATTATAGAATTTATAAATTTTCTTGCTACGCTGAACAATTCTATAATCGCAAGAAAAACATCCGCTTAACGCGGTCTGTCTTCTTTGAAAGTACGTCGATAGACGGTTTTCTTAAGATTATAGAATTTATAAATTTTCTTGCTACGCTGAACAATTCTATAATCGCAAGAAAAACATCCGCTTAACGCGGTCTGTCTTCCTAGAAAGTACGTCGATAGACGTTTTTCTTATCGGCTTCCGATAAAGGTTCACCCTCCTATTTCACAATGGGTATGGGTAAAAATTCGCAATGTTGTAAGCGGTACCATCCAAATAATGTGTTTTCATCTATTCAAGGCCCGTCCGTGCTAAAATGCATATATACGCAACCGCATGTGGGGTGAACAATGTATGAAATTCCAGTGGCTTCAGCAGTTTTATCGCCGCATTTTCTCCGGTTCTTATCGAAGCATCCGGACCAAACTGTTGTTTTCTTTTCTCGTTGTAACCCTTATTCCGCTGCTCTCCCTTGGGGCGGCATCTTATTATCAATCGGCTAAAACCATTAATTCGCAGTTCGGCAAATACGGTGAAAATGCCGTGGCCCAACTGGATCAGCAAACCAATTCGGCTCTCAGCCGGATGAAGCAGATGAGCGAAACGATCTATTCGTATTTGCTGGATCCGGCCCATAACGATCTGGGAAATCGTGTACCTGTTACCTACAATGAAATTATCGAAAAAAACGATTTTGAGGCTTTGCTTAAATCCATGCGCACCGAACAGACCGCAGGAATCTACATTATTACCCCTTCCGGTTATTATTACGGGGAGAACAATCTGGATATCGCGAAGCTGGATAGCATTCCCTCCTGGAAAATGAAGCCGGCTTCATGGGAGGGGACGTATTGGCTCGGATTTTATCGGCAGGATCATGCGATGCGCAGCGACAGCAATATCGGCCAGCCGGTTCTCGGGCTTGCGGTGCCGATTCACAATTCGCACGGGCCTCAGGATGGCAGCATCATTTTGATCGAAGAAAAAGCCGGCGATTTGCTGCATATGTTCCGGATGTTTGAAGAAGACACCAATGCCCGATTGTTGATTAAGGCACCTGATGGAAGAGTCATTTATAAAAGCGATCTTGCATTTACGCCCAAAGACAGCGATATTGTGTGGGACCGGACGCTCGGCGTCAGTCAGTGGACCTTGGAAGCAAGGCTTCCGGCCAAAGAATTTTACCGGCCGTCGGGAATCATACGGTCCAATACGATTGTGGTGGCCTTCATTTCATGTTTGTTCGCTTTTGGCCTTGCTTATATTTTTTCTTCGCATTTTACGGCCCGAATCCGCTCGCTGAAGGACTCCATGCAAAAGGTCAGCTTCGGCAAGCTGGACACCCGGATGCCGATTGAAGGCGGGGATGAACTCGGAAGCCTTGATATGAGCTTTAACCGGATGGTAAGCAGGGTGCAGACGTTGATCCGGGAAGTGGAGCTAAGCGAGCGGCTGAAAAAAGAAGCCGAACTCAAGGCTTTCCATTACCAGATTAACCCGCATTTGCTGTTTAACACGTTGAATTCGATCCAGTGGAAGGCCCGGCTTGAAGGGGCCGAGGACATCCGCCAAATGCTGTATCATCTGACAATGGTGCTGGAGGGCAATCTCGATATTTCGCAGGAACTCATTTCTCTCGGCAGGGAGCTGCGCATGATTGAGCATTTCTTGAAGATCCAGGAGATCAGATATGGTCCCGTTTTCCGCTATGAACTGCACTGCGGGGAAGCGCTGAAAGAGTATCTGATTCCGCGGATGACGCTGCAGCCATTGTTCGAAAATATATTTTTTCACGGCTTCACCGACGGCATCGGCGTTATTGAGCTGGATATCCGCGAGGATCAGGAAGAACTTCTGCTTACTTTGAGGGATGACGGTTCAGGCATTTCGGAGGAAAAGCTGCAGCGATTGTTTGTCCCGGGTCCAAAGCGCAGCGGGCGCGGAGGGCTGGGCGTCCAGAACGCAGACCAGAAGTTTAAGCTGCATTTCGGCCCGCAGTATGGGCTTACGGTACATTCGACAAAGGGTGAGGGCACAACCATTTTCATCCGTTGGCCCAAAAAGGAGGAGCGCTTCCGATGAATACAGCAAAGAAAATCAAAGTGTTGATCGTTGATGATGAAAGCATTGTACGCAAGGGACTGCGTTCAACCGTATCTTGGGAGAAGTTCGGCATGGAGGTTGTCGCCGATGCGCCTAACGGCCTCAAAGCCTGGGAGGCTTTTCTCGAACACCGTCCCGAAGTGGTCATAACGGATATTGTCATGCCGGAAATGGACGGGATTGAGTTGTCCCGCAAGGTGAAAGAGGCGGCCAAGGATACCAAGATCATTTTGCTCAGCTGTCACCGGGATTTCGAATATGCGCAGCAGGGAATCCGCCTCGGAGCTTCGGGTTATCTGCTGAAAACAGCTTTTGAAGACGAAGAGCTGGAGGAAATGCTCGGAAAGTTCGAACGGGAACTGACGGCACCGGTTTCCGCGGCTCCCCAGGATGGAGAAAGACTCGAAACGCTGCTTTTTGCCTGGCTTAATGGGCATAACGACAAGTTTGCTTCAGAGTTCGCCCAGCTTCATAAAGACCAGTGGCATTATGGCGGGCAGCCTCTGCATATCTACCTGATCCGAACGGCTGAATGCGATTTATCCTGGGGCGAGCTTGTGAGGGCAGCCGCTCAAAACGAGCGCTCTATCACCGAAGGGTCTCTCATTCCTTATGGGGAAGAATACTGCTATTGGGTTGTGCCCGATACGCTGCGCGAAGCGGCCGACGGCCTGCTTGTCGAGTGCAAAAGCAAATGCGGCAAGCTGCAGTGGAGCCGCCGCGGTTCTTTAATGCACAGCGATGATTTGAAAGAGGCGTTCCAGGCGCTGCATAAAGAAGCGGAGTTGGAACGAATCTATGGAGTGTCGGGAGAGGACTGGCCCGAGCCGATTTGGAAAGCGGTCCACCTGCTTCATGCGAATCCTGCAGCCGACTGGTCGGCAAGCGATTTGGCGGAAGAGGTCGGCCTCAGCCGCAGCCACTTCTCCATTTTGTTCAAGAAGGCGGTTGGCGACAGCTTTATTGCGTTCCAATACAAGCGGAAGCTGCGTCTGGCATCCGGGCTGCTGCGAGACACGGCGCTAACGATGCAGGAGATAGCCGAGCGGACAGGGCTTGGCGACAGCAAATATTTCAGTAAATGGTTCAAGCGTTGTACCGGACAGACGCCTAGCCATTACCGATCAGAGCAACAAAAGGGGGACGTATCCCGAACAAATTGACACCCCCCTGCCAAATTCGAACAAAATCACAACAACATTCGAATAGATGAACGTTTTGAACCGCTTTCATAAGAGTTACGATGAAAGCGGTTCAATTATTACTACACCTCATTTAACAGGGGAGCTGACAATATGAAAAAGAGAATTTCACTCATTGTCCTTGCAGCAACGATGATGGCATCCGTACTGTCCGCTTGCGGCGGCAGCGGCGGAGATAGCGGAGCAAGCCAGGGAGACGGTGGATCAAACCAGAAGACGCTTCGCTTTGCAACCTGGGACACGGGAGACACGCTCAAGATCGAACAGGATATTGCCAAGAAATTTGAAGCAGAGCACCCCGGTACGAAGGTACAGGTGGAGGCTTACGCAGACGGGTTTGACCAGAAGCTGGCTGCCGGTTTTGGGGCCGCGAATCCGCCGGATGTGATGTACATGTGGGACTTCCCGACCTATCATCAATCGCTGGAACCGCTAGACAACTATGCAAATAAGGATCAGGATCTCAAAATAGATGATTTTTACAAAGGATTGTTTAACTACGGCAAAATCGACGGAAAGCTATACGGCATTCCGGCCGGTTTTACGACACGCGTCGTTTACTATAACAAAAAGATGTTTGATGCGGCGGGCGTTCCTTATCCTAAAGACGGATGGACCTGGGACCAATTCCAGGAAATCGCCCAAAAGCTGAGCGACAAATCCAAGAAGCAATACGGCTTTGGAGTTCGGGCCGAAAACGACACCTATGACCTGCAAGGACTTGTATGGAGCAACGGCGGCTCTTTTATTTCTCCTGACGGCAAAACGATCGACGGCTACATGAACAGCAAGGAAACGGCTGAAGCGATCCAAATGTTCGGGGATATGGTGAAAAACGGTTCCGCGGTTCTGACAGGCGGAAAAGGGCAGCAGAGCGGGGACGACATTTTCAAAGCCGGCAAAATCGCCATGTGGGAAAGCGGCATCTGGCCGCTCGAATCATTTAGAAAAGCGGGAATCGACGTCGGCACCGTGGAAATGCCTGCCTTCCAGGGCAAACCGGTGAAGGGCGTGCTGGCCGAGTCGGCGCTGTCCATTGCCAAAGATTCCAAGCAAAAAGATCTCGCATGGGAGTTCATCAAATTTTATGTATCCGACGCATCGATTAAAATGCGCGTAGCCGACCTGCCCGTCCGCCAAAGCGTCGTCACCGAGCTGAAAAAGGACCAGGATCCGCTCTACAAGCCTTACTACACGATGCTTGAACGTTCGGACAACACGCCTGCCTTCCTGCTGAATCCGAAATGGAACGAAGTGAACCGCCAGCTGTCCGCAGCGGTCGAATCGGTCATGCACGGCGGCAATGCCCAAGAGGTACTGAACCAGGCCGTCAAGGATAGCGAAAGGTATCTGAAATAAACACGTACAGTCCGAGTTGAAAAAGTTAACATCCTTTTGTAGAAAGAAGGTTAGGAGATGGCTCAAACCTACCTGCAGCATACACGGGAACAGTCAGCCGCCCTTAAGCCCTCGAGAAAACGCAGATGGGGCGGGGCTGCTCCCTACCTCTTCATCTTTCCTTGGATCTTCGGGTTTATCGTTTTCACGTTAGGGCCGCTGCTGTTCTCTCTGATCATTTCGTTTTTTGATTGGCCGATTGTCGGCAAGGTCACGTTTATCGGTGTGGATAATTATGTTCAGATGTTTACGAATGATCCGATGTTCTGGAAATCCCTTTTCGTTACCTTGAAATTTGCAGCTTTGTTCGTTCCGCTCAATATTATCATCGCGCTGGGACTCGCCATGCTCCTGAATCAAAAAGTACGCGGGAGCGCGATATTCCGCACCGCCTTCTATTTGCCTTCGGTCATCTCGGGCGTAGCGCTCGCCATGATCTGGTCTTGGGTATACAGCGGGGATTACGGGATTCTGAATTACTTCCTGTCGCTCTTTGGCATCCAAGGTCCCGATTGGCTGAATGATACGAAATGGTCGCTTGTGGCGATGGTGGTCGCGAGCCTGTGGGGCCAAGGTTCGATGATGCTGATTTTTTTGGCGGGGCTCAAAGGCATTCCAAAGGATTTGTACGAATCGGCTTCCATCGACGGCGCGGGTAAGATCCGCCAATTCTTCAGCGTGACG
Encoded proteins:
- a CDS encoding sensor histidine kinase, which produces MKLFWKDQIPLLVCYLSQMLLIPLLYWLSGENRPLRIIAYGVLLSSVILAIYLVIRFIQFRKLYAHLSNIRNIAADMELPLEPLGGAPMPAAVQELLRVYDRYYQDKLNLHATGMDRHITFINRWVHQMKTPLSVMQLTLRDIDQSAAADSIQEEIERLRKGLEMILYTSRLDRFEEDFRIERIPLLQAVKGAVTENRRLFIRKGIQPDIRIGEEIAVYSDAKWLRFMLNQILINAVNYSAGKGQTVSIMAETSGQQIILDIRDQGIGISKEDLKRVFQPYFTGERGRQYQESTGMGLYLVREICSRLEHEVMIESVQGQGTLVRFVFRHHPVRNVC
- a CDS encoding response regulator transcription factor, whose translation is MQQTILIIEDDRKLAGLLSEYLTKYDFLTIAVEDFNRVMETFEACQPDLVLLDVNLPKFDGFYWCRQIRKFSLCPILFISARENEMDQVMALENGADDYITKPFHYEVVVAKIRSNLRRASGSYAQSLEERTMDAGELKLYPERYVMQFAGKAAELSQKESLLLEALMDRNGRVVSREQLLDLMWSDEQFIDDNTLNVYITRVRKKLKALGADGMVETVRGAGYRLRSDGGDNV
- the htpG gene encoding molecular chaperone HtpG; translation: MVKKEFKAESKRLLEMMINSIYTQKEIFLRELISNSSDAIDKIYYKALTDDQLVFNKDDYYIRITADKDNRTLTISDTGIGMTQEELENNLGIIAKSGSLAFKTENEAKDGHNIIGQFGVGFYSAFMVADNVTVISKALGSDQAYRWESEGTDGYMIEPCEKETVGTDIILKIKENTEDDRYDEFLEEYRLQSIIKKYSDFIRYPIKMEVSGHRPKEGSEGEFEEYKEEKTVNSMVPIWRKNKSELTQEDYENFYAEKRYGFDKPLTYVHVKADGAVVYNAILFIPESTPFDYYTKEYEKGLELYSNGVLIMDKCGDLLPDYFSFVKGMVDSEDLSLNISREMLQHDRQLTLIAKNIKSKIKSQLLSLLKDDREKYETFYKAFGRQLKFGVYNDYGMNKDMLSDLLLFTSSHEKKLVTLDEYVSRMPEDQKYIYYATGTSVERIEKLPQTELVLDKGYEILYFTDDIDEFAIKMLTNFKEKEFKSVSSGDLGIESEADEAAAKAEAEENKELFEAMKDLLSGKVKDVKASKRLKSHPVCLSAEGELSIEMEKVLNAMPSSEGIKADKILEINVQHDVFQSLKASFEQDREKLALYTNLLYNQALLIEGLPIQDPVDFTNDICKIMV
- a CDS encoding YecA family protein, with the translated sequence MLEDPRLQMEERNIQHAIIGDVMTRLPEILQSLTKSRLSSLATVNQISGRSKMKKEELADALSAYLTDPEQLKSIVLVTDADEWALLEKLVKETSIQDNELPFGQYSYFLERGLVFSFFSEGKLHVLMPDEIKSAVSGIDLSQLKEEQGSKQGAYEYIAAAAHLYGVIKLDKLVHIFNSQNSEPITTEELAKYAGEMMERGQNIVLDDDVLFNGFLANGAEKAKLAELIEGLDGKSLYVPEKEELLRYADMGYFEMTPQLEELQNFVLNNMCKDKDRVENLIDDIQLGCVRKSSMQDLIDEFNRHKIPFKTPVHAQRVLSLLTEVYNNTRMWGSGGYTLVELSAMNEIDPQKGLVRLVDESENVLPKVGRNEPCPCGSGLKYKKCHGK
- a CDS encoding amylo-alpha-1,6-glucosidase, encoding MKFDLSIVPFSRRETFLAVSLLPEGKNRQEGLYLRTVRGGDDKFGEAFRIELLDSHGTLILFTPEASPEAVRLKSPASAIFAEICISDSRTVRFRSKGCGIRLTFMPAAYDYAYEVSEDSWEMNSFTHECRFMLTRLLGGMKMEVPWDKIKSSRVVAEFNPDPDTNTAEFAVEEFRTVWEPRAAWETFDEAVQSAKADFAAWLERSLSVPERYKEGRELAAYITWSCLVPAEGCLTRPAMYMSKNWMTNIWSWDHCFNAMALVRHDPKLAWDQFMIFFDRQDESGLIPDFVNDKYELWNCNKPPIHGWTLAWMMQRTDYIRETQLREVYGPLSKWTRWWFRYRDGDGDGIPQYNHGNDSGWDNSTAFNNGIPIESPDLAAFLIIQSELLAEIAGLLGFAEESSAWRRLAEDTLTKMIAHFWRDGKFISCRSGTHEPSDGDSLLLFMPILLGKRLPDEIRAALLAGLRDENRFLTANGWATESVSSPYYTSDGYWRGPIWAPSTMLLVEGAAAAGDLELAREVSRRFCSMLNRSGMAENFDALTGEGLRDRAFTWTSSVFLILGHEYTT